TGCTATTCCGGACAATGTGATCAGTGAGTATGTATGTGCCGCAGAATTGCCCACTTCTCACCCTTACCACGATTACCTGGTGGGCTACTGGTCCTGTAAGGATGGCTACGGTGGCGTGTTCAAAGACCAGAGTGAATGGGCACATGATTTTAAAATTAATGGGGCCTATAAATGGGATGATTTCAGTGACCTGATGTGTCCAAGCAGTGCGAATAACCTGGCCCAGCTGGTACCACAGCCGGTCGATCCTGTACGCCAGGTATTGAACTGGCTGCAGATAGCTGCTGATACCAAATGGAACCTGGATGGAAAAGTATGGGTCACATCCTATGTAGATATTAACAAATAAACTGATCGCTATGCGTCCTTATATATTTCTGCTGTTATTTTTATTCGCCTGTAAAAAAAATGACCGCTTTAAAGATGAACAGTTAAGCCCTGTCAATGTTGCCATCAGCAGTGAGAACGGGATTGTGAATATACCCGGGGCGGATGAATATACCAAAGCGACAGATGATATTACCATTCCTGTGAAACTGGTGTTTTCTGCTGCTACGCCAAAGCTCTTTACTGTGAATATTGGTGTGAATAACGATACCATCAATACGCTGATCGCAAACCAGCAATTGAAGAACACTGTATTACTGGGAGAATCTTATTACACCCTGCCCCGTAGTGCGGAAATCCGCTTTGGGCTGGATACTTTCAGTATTCCGCTCAAGGTAAGTATGCAGGCAATAGAGCGCTACTATGGCCATGACCTGGCACTGGCCATACGACTGTCTGATGCTACAAAGGCCAATACACTGGATGGATCCGGAAGAATGGCAATTGTGCTGATTCATACAGATAAGGTGATATCCGGTACTGAGATTCACTACCTCTATTTCACAAAGGCAGGTAGTATCCTGATGGAACCGGATGGAACTGATCATACACTGGGCAATACGGAAGTAACCCTGCCCGTGAGCGTTACGCTGGGCGGTACAGCAGGAGGTGCATTCACCATCAATCTGTCGGCAGCGCCAGATACAGCACAGGCACTCATTGACAATGGTACGCTGACCGGATCTACCTTACTGGCATCAGGCACGGACTATACCTTGCCCGCTACCGTGAATTTTCCCGCAAATACGAACGTGGCGAAATTCAATCTCACTGTGAAGACGGCCTCCATCACCAAAAATGTGAATAACAAACCAGTACTGGCCATTCAGTTGAACGATCCTACGCGTCACCTGCTGGATTCTTCAAAGAGCACGATTGTACTGGAACTGGACCCTTCCAAACTGATAGAGACAGACATCACCAATCAAAATATCAAATACACCACGCAGTATGAGAATACCAGCAATGGTAATGAGAACTCACCTAAGTTGATAGATAATAACATCAATTCAAAATTCCTCTTAGGCAATTTCTCCACCGTATGGGCAATGCTTGAATTTGCTACGCCGCAAACAACGGGTGCTTATACAATGACCTCTGCCAATGATGCGCCTGACCGTGATCCTAAAGACTGGACAATAGAGGGATCTAATAATGGTACGGACTGGATCGTGCTGGATAAACGGGTGGATCAGAACTTTGGTTCCCGCTTCCTGACCGTGAAATACACTTTCTCCAACCAGGAAGCCTATAAATTCTACCGCTTGTATGTGACGGCTACGCATGGCAGTTCACTCTGGCAGCAGGCTGAATGGAGGCTCATAAAACGGCCCTAGCAATAAATCCGGTACGCTGTTGATAGAATAGTTTATTATGGAAGTACAGAAACGTCATTAAAGAACTTCTGCCTTTGGCAGAAGTTCTTTAATTTTGGGCCAATGAAATTCGAACTCATACAGGGAGATATCACCAAAGTTCAGGCAGATGCAATCGTAAACGCCGCTAACACATCCCTGATGGGAGGTGGTGGTGTAGATGGCGCCATTCATCGCGCCGGCGGACCTGCTATACTCGAAGATTGCAGGAAGATCGTGGCCCGCCAGGGAAAATGCGCGACAGGAGAAGCTGTCGTTACCACCGCAGGAAATCTGCCTGCCAGGTATGTAATCCACACAGTGGGACCTGTATGGAATGGCAAACCTAAAGAAGAAGAATTACTGGCCAATGCATATCGCAATAGTTTGGAACAGGCTGTAGCACACGATGTGAAAACCATCGCATTTCCCAATATCAGCACAGGTATTTACCACTTTCCAAAAAATAAGGCTGCACAAATAGCTATCACTACAGTAAGAGATTTTTCCGAAAAAAATAGTACAATAGAAAAGGTAATCTTTGTATGTTTCGACCGGGAAAATTACGATCTGTACAAATCCCTATTATAATAAAATCTATGAGAAGAATCAGCATCCTTATGGCCCTTGCAATAGCAGGATGTCATCAGGAAAACAAAACATCACAACAGGAAGACACAGCCACAACAAGCAGTACGACACTATCCGGCGCAGCGAATCCGGGAGCCGCATTCGAGAGCAAAAAAGTACAGGAAGGAGTAAAAATACTGTTCGATACAGTCATCGCTACCAAACAAACAGAAGCTTTCATTAAGGCGAAGTACCCTTACAACACGCCGGGTATTGCATTCACACACAACGATGAAGATATTACCGGGGATAGTACGACCACCCGGGTTTCTTCTTTCCACATTCCGGGGTATGATATTACCTACAAGTTCGAATTTAAAGAAGAGTTTGAAGCAGGTAAGAGCACCATTTTTGTCAATAAAAAGCAGATCACCCACATCATTGACGAAAGTGGCAGCACTGTGAATGATTGCGGCTTTATCTCCTGGGGTGGATCACCCATGGAAACCTGCACCATCAACGGACAGCAATATGTGATACTCTCCGGTACCAACGAATGGGCCTCCGGTATGTTCACTAATCTCTGTTATGGCATTATCGTACCCCTGGCTGAGAATAATACCACAGCCTACCTGGTATCCAGTTATGGCCAGCTGTCATTCTATCCAAAAGGTGTTGCCAACAGTGCGAAGCTGACTTTTATACAGTGCGGCCGCCTGGAAGAAGATGAAGAAGAAGACGAACTGGATAGCGTACGTATCCAGATCGCACAGCTTGACATCCGTCAATAAAAACAGTAACTTTCTCATACAAATAATCCATGTATGAGAAAGTTCCCGTTATTGTTACTCTTAATAGTAGTTATCAGCCTGCAAGTCTCTTCACAAGGTCTCGACAATCTGTACCGTCTCTCCAATGCCAAAACACGCAGTGTTAGCCCTGAAAACCTGACTGGTGAGAAAGGAAAGGCCGCAAACTGAGCCCCAACAGCCATTTCCCGTTTTGCCGGCAAAAGATTCCCTGGAGGTGTACTACGCGGTACGGGTAAAATATGGTTATCATCAGTTATTATCATTGAATCTTTATAATCCCCTTTATAATATTTTTATTTCCTGACGACAGTGTAGCAACCCGATAAAAATCATATGAAATAATAATTGTGCTTTCATTTTGAATTTATTTAAGCCGGCCGCCGGCCCCTGGCGGCTTTCATTTGTGTCACCGTAAGTGTATCAAATGAAAGTCAGGTGGTTTTTTTAGAAAATTAAAACTAATTCACGATCGTGTTTTCCGTATAGAAACTGACGGACTGGAAGAGTACTACCATTTTATCAAAGACCAAAATTTAATCGCCATGAGGGGACTCATAAAATCTGCGCCACTACTTCTGTGGATGCTGGGCTATTTATGCCTGCTATCCAATGCACAAAACCCTGTCGTAATAAAGGGTGTTATTAAAGATGATACCGGCACACCATTGATCGGTGCCAGTGTACAGGAAAAAGGCCTGCTGGCCAATGGTGCGCAAACGAATGCTGATGGCCACTTTCAGCTCGCCTTAAAAGGAAGTACAAACACCCTGCTGGTAACCTATGTAGGGTACAAAAAAGAAGAAGTAAAAGTTGGAAAAGGTGAGCTGAATATCGTGCTGAAACGCGAAAGCCAGTTTGTTAATGACGTCGTTGTCATTGGCTACCAGAGCGTGAAAAGACGTAATGTGACGGCTGCGGTATCTTCTATTTCCGGGAAAGAAATTCAGGATATTCCTGAAGCCAGTTTTGACCAGATGCTACAGGGCAGGTTGTCAGGGGTAAGCGTATTATCCAGCACCGGTGAGTTAGGGCAAAAATCGGCCATTGTAATACGTGGTGCCACCAATGTGGATTACAACAATGCAAATGGTGGAAACACTGGTCCATTGTATGTAATAGATGGTGTGATCTTCGATATCAATGCGATTGGTAGTTCTTATGCCGGTACGAACCCGCTGAGCATCATCAACCCCAACGACATTGAATCGATCGACGTACTGAAAGATGCTTCCGCATCTGCCATCTACGGTGCCCGTGGGGGGAATGGGGTTATCATCGTGAAGACAAAACGCGCAAAGACGGGCAAGCCACAGGTGAGCTTGGGGGGATATGTTGGGATGACCTCCCGTCCGGCATTCAGGGAAGTCACCACCGGTGCTGCAGAAAGGCGATTGAAAATGCAGTTGCTCAATGATAACCTGAGTTACCTGCTCACACAGCAAAATACAATTCCTATACAGCTGACAGACAGCCTGAATGCAGCATTCAACAACGACGTAGACTGGCAGGGATTAATGATCCGGGATAATGCGATCGTGAATAGTGAAGATGTGTCAGTCGCTGGTTTTATAGGATCTTCCAATTATCGCCTGGGATTGAATCACTACAATGAGCAGGGCCTGCTCAAAGGTTTTTCGATAGACAGGATGGCTCCTTCCTTCAACATTTCTACCAATCCTATTAAAGGTTTAGGTGTAACGGCAAATATCCTCCTGAGTTCAGAACGCCGCAAGCATGGTACCGGCGGCCAGGCAGGACAACTGTTCAATTCATGGAACCTGCCTACCTCATTTGCACCTCTCACAGCGGAACAATATTCATTGTATACTGGCCAGGAAAACCCTTATGATGATAACAGGATCTTTAGTTTTAATGGTTCCATTGGTTTGACAGATACCATCATTCATAACCTGGTACTACATAGTACCTATGCAGCAAATAACGTGATGGACAAATGGGATTATTTCTCACCAGCTACCCTGAATGGATTACAGAATTCTGCTTATTCCATTTACAGTAGTAATCCTTCCTGGTCATTTGAAAACTACCTTGATTACGACCTGCGTGTCAAAGAACATCATTTCAATGTAGTGGCAGGAGCATCAGCGTATGATTTTAAAAACTATTACAGCAATGCTTCAGCAGCCGGTATTAATGTAACGGGGATCACTACACTGCAAACAGTGCCGCCAGGTACCAATCTCAACGTATATACCGTGAACCAGGAAAAGACCACCCTTTCATACTATGGCCGCTTATCATACGATTTTAAAAACCGCTATATCTTTTCAGGTACAGTACGTCGTGATGCCAGCTCAATTTATAGTCCGCAATATCGCTGGGGTACATTCCCTTCTGTATCTGCAGGCTGGGTAGCCTCTGATGAACCATTTTTTGAACCTGTAAAAAAAGTGGTGAGCTTCCTCAAATTCAGGGCCAGCTGGGGGATTACAGGGAATGACCCGGGTAGCTTTTATGCCAAGTACCAGGCCCTGTCTACCAATGCTTCTTACTTAGGAGGTACGACGGGTGTGCTGTATAATTATGGCCCCTATACGACGGTGGGTGGTATTCCTTCTACCTACAATGGTGCCACGGTGATCTCTCCTTATGGCAATGGAGGTAATTTCCTGAACAATGGTGTGAGCGCCAGTACCAGTGTAAGGTGGGAGAAATATATTCAACCGGATCTGGGTATAGACCTTACGCTTTTCAATGGCCGGATCGACCTGACTATGGACTGGTACCGCAAGGATGCGAAGGATAAATACTTCTATAACATCCCGGCACAGGTCACTACAGGTTACCAGTACTACTCCGGCAACTTCGTGGATGTGCGCAATGAAGGTTTGGAAATAGGGATTAATACAAATAACCTCTCCCCCAAATCTGCTTTCCAGTGGAGTACAAATTTCAATATCTCCTTCAATAAAAACTATGTAACCAGGCTGCCGAATAATAACCGTGACTTTATGTTCGGCGAAACGTGGTTCCAGCAAACGTTCACAATCGGTGAGCCTTTGTTCAACTATAAGGTATACCAGATAAATGGCTCCTTTGCAAATGATGCGGCGGTGCCTACGGACCCAATTACAGGTAAGAAACTCACTTATATGGGTAGGACCCTGAATGGGGGTGACCCTCACTATATCGACATGAATGGAGATTACAATATCGATTATGATGATAAGGTAATAGCAGGGAATCCAATGCCGAAAATTACGGGAGGATTTGGAAACACTTTTTCCTACAAGGGAATATCCTTAAATATCTTCTGTTCCTTCCTCACAGGTAGAAAGATCTTCAATGGTTACCTCTCCGATGCCCTCAATGGGAGTAAACTGTATAGTTCTTCATGGGGCAGCAATGCCGGGCCGGCAGCACTGACATCCCTGCTGAACCAGTTCTGGCTGCATGAAGGTGACCAGACGAAATTCCCGACACTGGTGACCAATGTGGATAACGACCGCTATAACATTGCCAGTTCTTACTTCGTGGAAGATGGTAGTTTCCTGAAAATAAAACAGGCAAAACTCTCTTATACCTTACCTCAGTCAATCCTCAGGCATATCAAAGTAAAAGGAATGAGTGTATACGGGATGGGAGAGAACCTGTATACCTGGAAGAAAGCCGCTACCATACCTGATCCTGAATTGGTAGATCCTACCACCGGTTCTTCTAATATCGCTTATCCATCAGCGCTCAAATTTACACTGGGCGTACGTGTTGAACTTTAAACAGCCAGAACATGAAACTTACATATATTATAGGTGCTTTGTTGCTATGTAGTGCCTGCAATAAATTCCTGGACAAGGATCCGCTGAGTACAGCCACTGACCAGACTACCTGGAAATCAGAAGCAGATGCAAATGCTTCTGTCGCCGCCTGCTATTCCCTGTTGCGAAGCGCCTTTAATGCCTCCATACAATTCTATGTATACGGAGATTTGCCTACAGATGAATTTACGCCTGATTTTGTGCTGGGGGGAGATGGCAATGTGGCTTATATGAATGCAGCGAAGGTAAACTGGGGTGTGAGTGTACCGGTGGCCAATGTATATGACGTGCGCCTGAAATTAAGGGTCTATACAAACTTTTATTCTGCGATTGCGCAGAGTAACCGTTGTCTGCACTTTATCAATACAATGCCTGAATCTGTATTCAAAAACAGCAGCAGGAATAAATACCTGGGTGAGGCATATTTTACAAGAGCATTTGCTTACTTCTATATGGCCCGTGTATGGGGCGATGTACCTTTGGATACCACTTACTATGCGGACAATTCTACTGCACCACAACTGGCCAGAAAGCCACAGGCAGAGGTATTGGCACAATGTATTGCGGACCTGGATATGGCCAGGCAATTCCTGGCCTGGAAAGATGCATCCAGTAGTGACAGGGTCGTACGTGGTGATAAAGGTGCTGTATTCGCATTGCTGGCACATCTTTATGCCTGGAAAGGGGATTATGATAAGTGCAACGCTGCCTGCGATAGCTTGATCAAGTCCGGTTCCTATTCATTGTTGCCGGCTGCTTCCTATATGAACTTATACAAAGGGCAGTCAGACGAAAGTATCTTTGAAATCTCCAACAACAGTACGTCTGAATCTTTGCTGACTGCCTCCAGTATTACAGGTTATACTGTGTGCGCACCTTACCTGAAGGGCATTACAATACCTCAATGGCAATTTAATAATGCTACTATAGCAGGATTATATTATGCTGAGGGAGACACCCGCTATAAGCAGGCATTCACGATCGCTTCCAGTGGCTCCTCAGATTACTTCAGTTGTATCAAATATGCGCAGGTAGAATATATTAATAATAATACGTCATATTCTATCGCAAAGAACAATCTCCTCATCTTCCGGCTTGCAGATATTAAACTGCTTAAGGCAGAAGCCCTGGCAGCGAAAGCATCGCCTGATGAAGCAGGTGCTATAACACTCGTCAATGAGATCAGAACAAGAGCTGGGATCCCTGCTTATGGCAGTATTAGCGGCGCTGCTTTGCAAGATTCTATCGTGGCAGAACGTGGACGGGAGTTATTCCTGGAAGGATCCCGTTT
This window of the Chitinophaga sancti genome carries:
- a CDS encoding BT_3987 domain-containing protein, giving the protein MRPYIFLLLFLFACKKNDRFKDEQLSPVNVAISSENGIVNIPGADEYTKATDDITIPVKLVFSAATPKLFTVNIGVNNDTINTLIANQQLKNTVLLGESYYTLPRSAEIRFGLDTFSIPLKVSMQAIERYYGHDLALAIRLSDATKANTLDGSGRMAIVLIHTDKVISGTEIHYLYFTKAGSILMEPDGTDHTLGNTEVTLPVSVTLGGTAGGAFTINLSAAPDTAQALIDNGTLTGSTLLASGTDYTLPATVNFPANTNVAKFNLTVKTASITKNVNNKPVLAIQLNDPTRHLLDSSKSTIVLELDPSKLIETDITNQNIKYTTQYENTSNGNENSPKLIDNNINSKFLLGNFSTVWAMLEFATPQTTGAYTMTSANDAPDRDPKDWTIEGSNNGTDWIVLDKRVDQNFGSRFLTVKYTFSNQEAYKFYRLYVTATHGSSLWQQAEWRLIKRP
- a CDS encoding O-acetyl-ADP-ribose deacetylase; translated protein: MKFELIQGDITKVQADAIVNAANTSLMGGGGVDGAIHRAGGPAILEDCRKIVARQGKCATGEAVVTTAGNLPARYVIHTVGPVWNGKPKEEELLANAYRNSLEQAVAHDVKTIAFPNISTGIYHFPKNKAAQIAITTVRDFSEKNSTIEKVIFVCFDRENYDLYKSLL
- a CDS encoding SusC/RagA family TonB-linked outer membrane protein, whose product is MRGLIKSAPLLLWMLGYLCLLSNAQNPVVIKGVIKDDTGTPLIGASVQEKGLLANGAQTNADGHFQLALKGSTNTLLVTYVGYKKEEVKVGKGELNIVLKRESQFVNDVVVIGYQSVKRRNVTAAVSSISGKEIQDIPEASFDQMLQGRLSGVSVLSSTGELGQKSAIVIRGATNVDYNNANGGNTGPLYVIDGVIFDINAIGSSYAGTNPLSIINPNDIESIDVLKDASASAIYGARGGNGVIIVKTKRAKTGKPQVSLGGYVGMTSRPAFREVTTGAAERRLKMQLLNDNLSYLLTQQNTIPIQLTDSLNAAFNNDVDWQGLMIRDNAIVNSEDVSVAGFIGSSNYRLGLNHYNEQGLLKGFSIDRMAPSFNISTNPIKGLGVTANILLSSERRKHGTGGQAGQLFNSWNLPTSFAPLTAEQYSLYTGQENPYDDNRIFSFNGSIGLTDTIIHNLVLHSTYAANNVMDKWDYFSPATLNGLQNSAYSIYSSNPSWSFENYLDYDLRVKEHHFNVVAGASAYDFKNYYSNASAAGINVTGITTLQTVPPGTNLNVYTVNQEKTTLSYYGRLSYDFKNRYIFSGTVRRDASSIYSPQYRWGTFPSVSAGWVASDEPFFEPVKKVVSFLKFRASWGITGNDPGSFYAKYQALSTNASYLGGTTGVLYNYGPYTTVGGIPSTYNGATVISPYGNGGNFLNNGVSASTSVRWEKYIQPDLGIDLTLFNGRIDLTMDWYRKDAKDKYFYNIPAQVTTGYQYYSGNFVDVRNEGLEIGINTNNLSPKSAFQWSTNFNISFNKNYVTRLPNNNRDFMFGETWFQQTFTIGEPLFNYKVYQINGSFANDAAVPTDPITGKKLTYMGRTLNGGDPHYIDMNGDYNIDYDDKVIAGNPMPKITGGFGNTFSYKGISLNIFCSFLTGRKIFNGYLSDALNGSKLYSSSWGSNAGPAALTSLLNQFWLHEGDQTKFPTLVTNVDNDRYNIASSYFVEDGSFLKIKQAKLSYTLPQSILRHIKVKGMSVYGMGENLYTWKKAATIPDPELVDPTTGSSNIAYPSALKFTLGVRVEL
- a CDS encoding RagB/SusD family nutrient uptake outer membrane protein, whose product is MKLTYIIGALLLCSACNKFLDKDPLSTATDQTTWKSEADANASVAACYSLLRSAFNASIQFYVYGDLPTDEFTPDFVLGGDGNVAYMNAAKVNWGVSVPVANVYDVRLKLRVYTNFYSAIAQSNRCLHFINTMPESVFKNSSRNKYLGEAYFTRAFAYFYMARVWGDVPLDTTYYADNSTAPQLARKPQAEVLAQCIADLDMARQFLAWKDASSSDRVVRGDKGAVFALLAHLYAWKGDYDKCNAACDSLIKSGSYSLLPAASYMNLYKGQSDESIFEISNNSTSESLLTASSITGYTVCAPYLKGITIPQWQFNNATIAGLYYAEGDTRYKQAFTIASSGSSDYFSCIKYAQVEYINNNTSYSIAKNNLLIFRLADIKLLKAEALAAKASPDEAGAITLVNEIRTRAGIPAYGSISGAALQDSIVAERGRELFLEGSRFYDFVRLARNTGHIKFPYINATEFAQGKYYWPLDPSLFLLNSKLTQTPYWQGKIQ